A genomic window from Lotus japonicus ecotype B-129 chromosome 1, LjGifu_v1.2 includes:
- the LOC130727640 gene encoding uncharacterized protein LOC130727640, translated as MEDEDRDRLLERERHQIQQIRQLDLEELEVEEVDDHPSSESDDDGADADDGEPDPTYFAVDSSGVFTFNTSVASLHTYLGDVEDTRHRAAFFDGGTVLNVPLFCLPGVVLFPGATLPLRVIEAHFVAAIDRALSQVDVPLTIGVIRIHRDTPNRRMKSATIGTTAEIRQYGRLENGSLNVVTRGQQRFRLRRCWVDVEGVPYGEVQIIEEDVPLRTPRDAFDQVPSSSNMSCSHAVLHTPSSKHSHVKMEELKNGESDSEANSDGSFERELSQMERKIHLSVIGSSHVCDMMDESASSSDVKLMNKSDQEIRSNQDLSIGNCSTSGKQSSKEELNRCYKNVYNRPSHKISKTFLPHWVYRMYDSYWLAQRAADMWKRIVGVPSMDSLIKTPDILSFHIASKIPMSESTRQELLEIDGIAYRLRREIELLESIDVIRCKSCLTVIAKRSDMLVMSSEGPLGAYVNPGGYVHEIMTLYKANGLALLGPPVTEYSWFPGYAWTIATCATCKIQMGWLFTATNKKMRPNSFWGIRSCQVAEQKRQNL; from the exons ATGGAAGACGAGGATCGCGACAGATTGCTTGAGAGAGAGCGACACCAAATTCAACAGATTCGCCAACTCGATCTCGAAGAGCTTGAAGTCGAAGAAGTAGATGACCACCCCTCCTCCGAGTCCGATGACGACGGCGCCGACGCTGACGACGGCGAACCCGACCCTACCTA TTTCGCAGTTGACTCATCCGGTGTATTCACTTTCAATACCTCTGTAGCTTCGTTGCATACATATCTTGGTG ATGTTGAAGACACACGCCACAGGGCTGCTTTCTTCGATGGCGGTACCGTATTGAACGTTCCGCTGTTTTGTCTCCCAG GAGTTGTACTCTTTCCTGGGGCTACACTTCCCCTTAGAGTTATTGAGGCCCACTTTGTGGCTGCTATTGATAGAGCTTTGAGTCAAGTTGACGTTCCTCTCACAATTGGTGTG ATTCGGATTCACAGGGACACTCCAAATCGGAGGATGAAATCAGCAACCATTGGGACAACTGCTGAG ATTCGACAATACGGGCGTCTAGAGAATGGTTCACTGAATGTGGTTACTCGTGGACAACAACGATTTCGCCTAAGACGGTGTTGGGTTGACGTGGAAGGAGTG CCTTATGGAGAGGTCCAAATTATTGAGGAAGATGTACCATTGAGAACTCCTAGGGATGCTTTTGACCAAGTACCCTCATCAAGTAATATGTCCTGTAGCCACGCCGTCTTACATACACCATCTTCAAAACATTCTCATGTCAAAATGGAAGAGTTAAAAAATGGTGAAAgtgattctgaagcaaattcagATGGGAGTTTCGAGAGGGAGCTTTCACAAATGGAACGAAAAATCCACCTATCAGTCATTGGCTCCAGTCATGTGTGTGATATGATGGATGAATCAGCAAGCAGCAGTGATGTTAAACTCATGAATAAGTCAGATCAGGAAATTAGATCCAATCAGGATTTGAGCATTGGGAACTGTTCCACTTCTGGAAAGCAGTCATCGAAAGAAGAGCTTAATAGATGCTATAAAAATGTATATAACCGCCCAtcacataaaatttcaaaaacatTCTTGCCCCACTGGGTATATAGAATGTATGACTCCTATTGGCTTGCACAAAGGGCTGCAG ATATGTGGAAGCGAATCGTTGGGGTGCCTAGCATGGACAGTCTCATTAAGACGCCtgatattttatcatttcatatcGCCAGTAAAATACCTATGTCTGAATCTACAAGGCAGGAGCTTTTGGAAATTGATGGCATTGCTTATAGGTTACGCAGGGAAATTGAATTGTTAGAGAGCATTGATGTTATCCGATGTAAAAGCTGCCTA ACTGTAATTGCAAAAAGAAGTGATATGTTGGTGATGTCAAGTGAGGGACCTCTTGGCGCCTATGTAAATCCAGGTGGTTATGTGCATGAGATAATGACCCTTTACAAGGCCAATGGCTTAGCTCTCCTTGGACCACCAGTGACAGAATACAGTTGGTTTCCTGG GTATGCATGGACAATAGCCACCTGTGCCACATGTAAAATCCAAATGGGGTGGCTTTTTACAGCCACAAACAAAAAGATGAGACCAAACTCATTTTGGGGGATTAGGAGCTGTCAAGTTGCAGAACAAAAACGGCAAAACCTTTAA